From a region of the Aliiroseovarius sediminilitoris genome:
- a CDS encoding C45 family autoproteolytic acyltransferase/hydolase produces MRLNWRAISEAEPGPKWAGLFEEYWPAYHRWWMSEGAEARPGYWDSLQALKKHMPEMLPLYGELCELAGGSDHAARFLSFYCPPAYLSGCSQAIWPGAEPVLVRNYDYSPHAFDSLILHTRWKGRTVMGTSDGLWGLVDGVNDAGLAISLTFGGRRVVGDGFGVPLILRYVLQTCETAAEAGKVLARVPTHMSYNVTVVDAKRRYLTALMAPDRATLITHAAVATNHQEKVEWASHARLTATVERERFLLQRLTLHTEPEEKFIGAFLKPPLYSSAFDHGFGTLYTAVYRPRKLEMEVYWPKARWRLDLRKFQEGEQQIFTPTLAV; encoded by the coding sequence ATGCGACTGAATTGGCGCGCCATTTCCGAAGCTGAACCCGGTCCTAAATGGGCCGGGTTGTTTGAAGAATACTGGCCCGCCTATCATCGTTGGTGGATGAGCGAAGGCGCAGAAGCCCGACCCGGATATTGGGACAGCCTGCAAGCCTTGAAAAAGCATATGCCCGAAATGCTGCCGCTTTATGGAGAGCTTTGTGAACTGGCGGGCGGTTCTGACCACGCCGCGCGATTTCTGAGCTTTTATTGCCCGCCTGCCTATTTGTCCGGCTGTTCGCAGGCAATCTGGCCGGGGGCAGAGCCGGTTCTGGTGCGCAACTATGATTATAGCCCGCACGCCTTTGACAGCCTGATCCTGCACACCAGATGGAAAGGCAGAACCGTAATGGGCACCAGTGACGGTTTGTGGGGACTTGTGGATGGTGTGAACGACGCGGGTCTTGCGATCTCGCTTACGTTTGGCGGGCGTCGGGTGGTGGGTGACGGCTTTGGCGTGCCATTGATCCTGCGCTATGTTTTGCAAACCTGCGAGACTGCGGCAGAGGCCGGTAAAGTGCTGGCGCGTGTGCCCACGCATATGAGCTATAACGTCACCGTGGTGGATGCAAAACGCCGCTATCTGACGGCTTTGATGGCACCGGATCGGGCGACGCTCATTACCCATGCGGCTGTTGCAACAAATCATCAGGAAAAGGTCGAATGGGCAAGCCACGCGCGGCTTACCGCGACAGTCGAGCGCGAACGTTTCTTACTTCAGCGCCTCACCCTGCACACCGAACCCGAAGAAAAATTCATCGGTGCCTTTTTGAAACCACCGTTGTACTCGTCCGCTTTCGATCATGGTTTCGGCACGCTTTACACCGCAGTCTATCGACCGAGAAAACTGGAAATGGAAGTTTACTGGCCGAAAGCACGTTGGCGGCTGGACCTTCGGAAATTCCAGGAAGGTGAACAACAGATTTTCACGCCAACACTTGCGGTCTAA
- a CDS encoding biotin carboxylase encodes MPTAVLKNISEIRRHFHRNEDPIYFISATNFNLLGLDEWCKNFKYICYIDCYDGKHPNVFCPSEQPHAEFQSIEDINNYLLQHKEVIDLVKRRGGKPKFVFLMFDEETERLAKELGAEVWFPKAKLRTKMDNKIETVRIGNKAGVPSVPNVLAEVKDYDDLRKTCEKAGIGHDLVLQSAFGDSGHTTFFIKSEADFRRHEHEIVGEGEIKIMKRIDCRGSAIEACATRQGTIVGPLMTELVGFKELTPYRGGWCGNEILSTAFPPKVRQKARELTFKFGEQLRKEGYRGYFELDFLIDKKTGDIWLGELNPRITGASSMTNHAAFAHADAPLFLFHLLEFSKKKFELDVNELNNRWADPAMIDSWSQMVIKHTEDNVDIATEVPETGIYRMREDGSINFDRFDYHRRAVESENEAFFLRILQPGDYRYEGADIGILVTRGRSMTPGFKLNERGKRWIHGIKQGVSGRPLPVVEAGPALADPAFKIL; translated from the coding sequence ATGCCAACAGCTGTCTTGAAGAACATATCCGAGATCAGACGCCATTTTCACCGCAATGAGGATCCGATCTATTTTATTTCAGCGACCAATTTCAACCTGTTGGGCCTGGACGAATGGTGCAAGAACTTCAAATACATATGCTATATCGACTGCTACGATGGCAAGCATCCCAACGTGTTCTGTCCGTCCGAACAACCTCATGCGGAATTCCAATCAATCGAAGATATCAACAACTACCTTCTTCAGCACAAGGAAGTGATCGACCTTGTGAAACGGCGTGGCGGCAAGCCAAAGTTTGTGTTTCTGATGTTCGATGAAGAAACCGAGCGTTTGGCCAAAGAACTGGGCGCCGAAGTGTGGTTTCCCAAGGCCAAGCTGCGCACCAAGATGGACAACAAGATCGAAACCGTGCGCATCGGCAACAAAGCCGGGGTTCCGTCGGTGCCCAACGTCCTGGCCGAAGTCAAAGACTATGACGATCTGCGCAAGACCTGCGAGAAAGCAGGCATTGGTCACGATCTGGTCTTGCAGTCGGCCTTTGGGGACAGCGGGCACACGACGTTCTTCATCAAATCCGAGGCTGATTTCCGCCGCCACGAGCATGAAATCGTAGGCGAAGGCGAGATCAAGATCATGAAACGGATCGACTGCCGCGGCTCTGCGATTGAAGCCTGTGCCACCAGGCAAGGCACGATTGTCGGCCCGCTGATGACCGAGCTTGTCGGCTTCAAGGAACTGACCCCCTATCGTGGCGGCTGGTGTGGCAACGAAATCCTGTCCACCGCGTTCCCGCCCAAAGTGCGCCAGAAAGCCCGTGAACTGACCTTCAAATTCGGTGAGCAGTTGCGAAAAGAAGGCTATCGCGGCTATTTCGAGCTGGATTTCCTGATCGACAAAAAAACTGGTGACATCTGGTTGGGAGAGTTGAACCCGCGCATTACCGGCGCGTCTTCCATGACCAACCACGCCGCTTTTGCGCATGCCGACGCCCCTTTGTTTCTGTTCCATCTGCTTGAGTTTTCGAAAAAGAAATTCGAGCTGGATGTGAACGAGTTGAACAATCGCTGGGCCGACCCCGCGATGATCGACAGTTGGTCACAGATGGTTATCAAACACACGGAAGATAACGTCGATATTGCGACCGAAGTGCCCGAAACCGGCATTTACAGGATGCGCGAAGACGGCAGCATCAATTTTGACCGTTTCGACTATCACCGTCGTGCCGTGGAAAGCGAGAACGAGGCGTTTTTCCTGCGCATTCTACAGCCGGGTGACTATCGATACGAGGGGGCCGACATCGGCATTCTTGTGACCCGTGGCCGTTCGATGACGCCGGGGTTCAAGTTGAACGAACGCGGCAAGCGCTGGATTCACGGCATCAAGCAAGGCGTGTCAGGCCGCCCCCTCCCGGTGGTCGAGGCGGGACCCGCGCTTGCCGATCCAGCCTTCAAAATACTGTAG